The stretch of DNA TGCGGCGTCGGAGTCGTCGACTTCGAAGAAGCACCCCTCCTGCGTCGGATCGCCGCCATTCTGAGCGAGCCCGATGGCGATACCGTCGCGTGTAAGTACAGCAGCGGGATGCGTGTCTCGCGCCGCGCCGCGACGAGAAACCCGAAAGGCCTGCCCGCGAAGTATGGAATCGCTGCGGCGACATCGGCGACAAGGGAGCCCTAAGCGCGTCGTCGGCGCAAGGCTACAGCGGTAAGAAGGACGACCCTCGATGACACGCATTCATGAACTAGCCGTTGTCGTCGGCCTAACGTCCGCGTTCCGCTGCGCTGCATCAACCAAAGCGAGGTGGGCCGGCGCCATGCCCTACCCGCACAATGAACAGCGCCGGCCCACGCCGCGCCGGCCCAACGCGGCAACGGCGGCAACATGCCGCCGGGGCGCACGCTGGCAAGCCGGCCTTCCCGCGGGTGCACCTAGAACCGCATGTAGGCGCATCCGCGTTCTGTGCCGGGCCCGGTCCAAACACGCCGGAGGGCACGGCATAGGCGTGCGGCACGGACCCAACCCGCAGGGCGGCGTGTACCGCCGAGGCGTCCGTGCCACGCTTGGTGGCCAGACAGCGCGCCAAGTGTCAAGCGCGAAGTCGCAGACCGGACCGACCCACCGCCGTCGAAGAAGTCCTTCCAGCGTCGGCATCACACGTAATCCGGGACCCGGGACTCGGTGCTCGGTCCCAGAACCCGGATTGCGCGTCGCGAGTTGCTGCGTGGTGGGGTCCGCGACCCCATACTCGGTTCCGGAGTTCGAAAGCGGGCCGAGGTCTCGTCGTTCAGGGCCGCGGGCACGGCTTGAGTGCGAATGTTGAAGACCACGCGAGCGACGTATGACCCGCTCGGATACACGGCGCGGCAGTTGTCGAGATAGCGTCCCGCGAACTGCAGGATGGTCGGATCGGCGGGATCACCCAGGGTGGGCCAATCGAAGACGGCGCGGTCGGTGGCGTCCGTGAGCCGCGCAATCCAGGACAGGTCCCACGTAGGTGCCTGCGCCGATGCCTCCGACGCAGCGAGGGGCCGGGGTAGCCCACTAGCCACGGCGGGAGGGATGAACGCCAGGGAAGCGAGCTTGCCGACATCTTCGACGAACTCACGTCGACTACTGTGGCCGTTCCGTTTCGCCATGTGCTTCCTCGCAGTCGGTATCACGTCACGGTTCAAAATCAGCCGCTTCAATCAAGAGAGCGGAGCGAACACTCAATCGCACGGTTGTCTTCTGCAACCGTTGGGTAGGCAGCGGGGGCAATCCGCTTACCGCACGCGAACGAGTAAACGATGAGATGTCGTACTGTTGCCGATGACGAGCGTGTCGCCAGAGAGGCGATACTGTCGTCGCTGGTCCGTGCCGGTATACAGGCCGCGGGAGTCTCCCTCCACCTTATGCACGACAGCGCTCTGCGCCACGTCGACGACATACGTGCCAAAGTACGCCCGGTAGTCCTCGGTGGCGCGCCGGAGTTCTTCGGGCGTCGCCGTCTCGAACCACTGCTCGCCTCGGGCACTATCCACGCGGAAGGTGCTCGGGCCGCGCATGATCTGAATCGACACGTGTCCCGTCGGATCGTACGTGAAGTAGCCCGTCGGTTTCTGTCCATACCGATACACCAACGGGCTCGATGGCGTTTCACGGTCCCAAAACTCAACGAGGCGCCAGGTGCCGATCAGCGCTGTCGTTTGAGCGCGCACGACGGGCACCGCAGCATCCGCGAGGTGCAGCGGCCGCTTGATGCCCCAGCCGCAACGATGAGCGATGCCATCACGACGTTGAACTGTCTGGAACAACAATCTCCGATGGCTGGTGTCGTGTGC from Gemmatimonadota bacterium encodes:
- a CDS encoding lipocalin-like domain-containing protein, translated to MFQTVQRRDGIAHRCGWGIKRPLHLADAAVPVVRAQTTALIGTWRLVEFWDRETPSSPLVYRYGQKPTGYFTYDPTGHVSIQIMRGPSTFRVDSARGEQWFETATPEELRRATEDYRAYFGTYVVDVAQSAVVHKVEGDSRGLYTGTDQRRQYRLSGDTLVIGNSTTSHRLLVRVR